CGATGTCGATGAGCGGCTCTCAGGCCACCATTGCCATCGTTATCCCGCCGCCGCATGGCCGCGAAGGTCGCTTTTCCGACCCCTTTTATCAGGAAATGATTTCGGCTGTGGGGGAGGCGGCGCGCGATATGGGCTGCGATCTCCTGTTGTCGCACCTGACGCCCAAAAGCCAGAACGACCTCGCTACCCTGATGGCCAATATCAAGGCCGATGGTGTCATCTTCCTTGGTCAGAGCTATCTGCACGATCGCTTCAACCACCTCGCCAATTCGACCAACAAGTTCATCGTCTGGGGCCAGGAACTGCCCGGTCAGAAATATTGCACGGTCGGTTCGAACAATTTGCAAGGCGGCACGCGCGCCACGTCGCACCTCGCCCGCCTGGGACGCAAGCGCATCGCCTATTTCGGTGAAACCGAAGGCACCGAGATGAAGCAGCGCTTTCAGGGCTACCTCAGCGCTCTGGCCGAAGCGGGTCTCACCTACGATCCGAAGCTTGTCGTACCCACGCATTTCGAACTGGCCTCGGCCGAAGCCGCCGTGCTTACGCTGATCAACAAGGGGTTGGCCTTTGACGGTCTGTTTGCCTGTTCCGATATCATCGCCTTTGGCGCTATTCGAGGCCTGATGCGCGCCGGCCGCAGCGTGCCCCATGATGTGTCGGTGGTAGGCTATGATAATATCCAGCTCGCGAGCCTCACCCGTCCGGCCCTGACGACAATTTCACAGGAGCTGGCGCGCGCCGGCAAGTTGATGGTGTCCAAGCTGATCGGCTCGATTTCCAACGACGACATTCACACTGAAATCTTGTCTACAGAGTTGGTGGTGCGCGAATCTTGCGGCGGCTGAGCTTGGGCGCAGCAGGAGTTTTACCTATGTTAGCGCTACATTTGCATAAATTTGCAATTTTTTAAACTTTTTGTCAAAAATGAAAAGCGCCCGCAATGCGTTATTGCGAAGCATTATTTGACAGATTGTATTATATATACGCGCAAGTTGTCGTGAAAAATGCGTTTTTCGTATCCTCAAAGCCACATTATTACAAATAGTACAGGTCTTAGAATGCAAAATTTTGCAAAGCCTTGCAAAAAATATGGTGTGCGATAGATAGTCGCCACAACAGACGCCGTCAGAGTGTCATTGAGGGTTGAGATGTCAAAAGGCGAATGTCCCGCAAAGAACGGGACAAGCGTTGTCATATCAAAACGCAACACCAGGAGGAAACTCACTATGCTTAATTCCAAGGGCCACACAGCAGCGTTCAGAGCACGCCTGCTGACCTGCGGCGCCACCGCGGCCATTCTGACGGCCTGCGCTTTCGCAGCGCCCGTTATGGCCCAGGATGCCGCTGCTGCCCCCGCAGAAGATACGACGACCATCGTCGTGACCGGCATCCGCCGTGGTATTCAGGACGCCATTTCCGCCAAGAAGAAATCCGCGCAGATCGTTGAAGCCGTGTCGGCCGAAGATATCGGCAAGCTGCCCGATGCCTCGATCGCCGAATTGATCGCCCGCCTGCCGGGCATCGCCGCCCAGCGCACAAATGGCCGCGCCCAGTCGCTTTCCATTCGCGGCCTTGGCCCTGACTATACCGTCACCACGCTGAATGGCCGCGAACAGGTCTCCACCGGCGACAACCGTTCGGTTGAGTTTGACCAGTATCCGTCGGAACTGATCTCGCAGGTTCTGGTTTACAAGACGCCGAACGCTGGCATGACCACGCAGGGCATCGCCGGTACGGCCGATCTGCAGACCGTCCGTCCGCTGGCCTATGGCAAGCGCGCGGCGGCGATCAATGTCCGTGGGGAGCAGAACAGCGAAGACGCGGCCATCGGCGGCATGAAGAATACCGGCAATCGGTATTCGCTCATGTATATCGACCAGTTCGCCAACAAGACCATCGGTCTGGCGCTCGGTTACGCCCATACCGATTCGCCCTATCAGGTGCAAAAGAAGGAGCCCTGGGGTGACGGCGGTTATCCGACCTGCGGCGCTTGTCTGCCCGCCGATCAGGATCTGCTGATCCTCGGTGGCGCCAAGGATGGCATCATCTCGTCCAACCTGACGCGCGATGGCTATATGGGTGTTCTGGAATGGAAGCCGAACGACCAGCTTCACATGACGCTCGACGCCTACCACTCGGATTTCCGCGAACTGCAAAAGATCGCCCGCATCGAGTATCCGCTGGCCTGGGTGATAACCAACTGGCGGCTGGCTATACTGCCGGCAACACCTTCGTCACGCACGGTGTTTTCAATAACGTCACGGCTGTGGTCGAAAACTACACCAATGACCGCAAGGCGTCGCTCGATGCCGTTGGCCTGAACACGCAGTACAAGCTCAACGATAACTGGGACCTGATGGCCGATCTGGCCTATTCCAAGGTCGAGCGCGACGACATCATCTTGGAATCGACCGCCGGCACCGGTTTTAACAAGAGCGGCCCGAAGGACACGATCACCTTTGATACGCCCGATGGATACGGCCTCTCAACGCTGTCCGGCGTGGTCGATTATTCCAACTTCGACACCACCTTCCTGACCGATCCGGGCGGCTGGGGTGGCCCGGTCGGCCGTGCCGGCTATGTCAAGGCGCCGCACATCGAGGACGAACTGACGACGATCAAGCTCGCCGCCACACGTCATCTTGATAACGTCTTCTCGAGCGTCAGCTTCGGTTATACCGGCACGCACCGCGAAAAGGACAAGAAGGGCGTCGAGGGCTTCATCACCCTGCCGTCCGGTATTCAGGCTGTCGTGCCTGAAAAGTATCGCATGGGCGTGACCGATGCCACCTTCCTTGGCGGTTCATCGGGCATGATCTCCTATGACAGCCTGGCGATGTGGAATGATGGTTATTTCGGCTTCGTGCAGGATGTCAGCCAGGATTCGGTCAAGCGCACCTGGAACGTCGATGAACATATCGATGTACTGTTCGTCAAGGCCGACCTCGATACCCAACTGTTCGGCTATCCGCTGACCGGCAATATCGGCGTCCAGTCGCAGCACGCCAAGCAGACGGCCAAGTCGTACTTCACCGATGGCACCGCCACCGGCACCAAGCTGAAATCGGAAAGCGCCGACTATACGGACATCCTGCCGAGCGCCAACTTCAACTTCGCCATTGCGGACGACATGACCCTGCGCGTCGGTGCCGGCGTCACCATCGCCCGCCCGCGCATGGACGATATGGCGGCCGGTGTCGGTTACGGGGCCATCGCTGACGGCAACCAGCCGGTTCAGTTCGGCGGCAATTCCTACTACTGGTCCGGTTCCGGCGGTAATCCGACCCTGAAACCCTGGAAGGCAACCGCCGTCGATATCTCGTGGGAAAAGTATTTCGGCCGCAAGGGCTATGTCTCGATCGCGGGCTTCCACAAGACTCTGAACTCCTACATCTTCAACCAGACCCTGCTGCGTGACTATACCGGCGCTGCCCTGCCGGCGAATGCCAATCCGGCGCTTTACAGCCTGGCCAACGCCAACCGCATCGGTACGGTTTCGGTCATGCAGAACGGCAGCGGCGGCTGGATCAAGGGGCTCGAAGCCACAATCTCCGTGCCGGGCGATATGGTCACGTCTTACCTCGACGGTTTCGGTCTGATCCTGTCGGCTGCTTTCAACAACTCGGAAATCAATCCGTCGGGCACCAACCCGATCGATCTGCCGGGCCTGTCGAAGAAGGTCATCAATACGACCATCTACTATGAAAAGTACGGCTTCTCCGCCCGGCTGTCCAACCGCTATCGCGGCGACTTCCTCGGCGAAGTGCCGGACTACACCAACAGCCTGCAAAGCCGTTATGTCGCGGCGGAATCCCTGCTCGACGCCCAACTAGGTTACGAGTTCCAGAGCAGCCCGTTGAAGGGTCTGTCGCTGTCCTTCTCGGCGACCAACATCACCAACGAGCCGTTCAAGCTCTACACCAAGGGCAATAAGAACAACGTGATGCGTCACGAAGTCTACGGCTCGACCTA
The window above is part of the Asticcacaulis sp. MM231 genome. Proteins encoded here:
- a CDS encoding LacI family DNA-binding transcriptional regulator; translated protein: MMDNISGKIRLEDLAKIAGVSVATVSRALNDSPAVNRVTKRRVWKIARDHNYVLNQDMPMSMSGSQATIAIVIPPPHGREGRFSDPFYQEMISAVGEAARDMGCDLLLSHLTPKSQNDLATLMANIKADGVIFLGQSYLHDRFNHLANSTNKFIVWGQELPGQKYCTVGSNNLQGGTRATSHLARLGRKRIAYFGETEGTEMKQRFQGYLSALAEAGLTYDPKLVVPTHFELASAEAAVLTLINKGLAFDGLFACSDIIAFGAIRGLMRAGRSVPHDVSVVGYDNIQLASLTRPALTTISQELARAGKLMVSKLIGSISNDDIHTEILSTELVVRESCGG
- a CDS encoding TonB-dependent receptor plug domain-containing protein → MLNSKGHTAAFRARLLTCGATAAILTACAFAAPVMAQDAAAAPAEDTTTIVVTGIRRGIQDAISAKKKSAQIVEAVSAEDIGKLPDASIAELIARLPGIAAQRTNGRAQSLSIRGLGPDYTVTTLNGREQVSTGDNRSVEFDQYPSELISQVLVYKTPNAGMTTQGIAGTADLQTVRPLAYGKRAAAINVRGEQNSEDAAIGGMKNTGNRYSLMYIDQFANKTIGLALGYAHTDSPYQVQKKEPWGDGGYPTCGACLPADQDLLILGGAKDGIISSNLTRDGYMGVLEWKPNDQLHMTLDAYHSDFRELQKIARIEYPLAWVITNWRLAILPATPSSRTVFSITSRLWSKTTPMTARRRSMPLA
- a CDS encoding TonB-dependent receptor translates to MVENYTNDRKASLDAVGLNTQYKLNDNWDLMADLAYSKVERDDIILESTAGTGFNKSGPKDTITFDTPDGYGLSTLSGVVDYSNFDTTFLTDPGGWGGPVGRAGYVKAPHIEDELTTIKLAATRHLDNVFSSVSFGYTGTHREKDKKGVEGFITLPSGIQAVVPEKYRMGVTDATFLGGSSGMISYDSLAMWNDGYFGFVQDVSQDSVKRTWNVDEHIDVLFVKADLDTQLFGYPLTGNIGVQSQHAKQTAKSYFTDGTATGTKLKSESADYTDILPSANFNFAIADDMTLRVGAGVTIARPRMDDMAAGVGYGAIADGNQPVQFGGNSYYWSGSGGNPTLKPWKATAVDISWEKYFGRKGYVSIAGFHKTLNSYIFNQTLLRDYTGAALPANANPALYSLANANRIGTVSVMQNGSGGWIKGLEATISVPGDMVTSYLDGFGLILSAAFNNSEINPSGTNPIDLPGLSKKVINTTIYYEKYGFSARLSNRYRGDFLGEVPDYTNSLQSRYVAAESLLDAQLGYEFQSSPLKGLSLSFSATNITNEPFKLYTKGNKNNVMRHEVYGSTYLFGVNYKFF